A genome region from Aptenodytes patagonicus chromosome 26, bAptPat1.pri.cur, whole genome shotgun sequence includes the following:
- the LOC143171077 gene encoding sugar transporter SWEET1-like: MAQLLAAACLACTLAMFGTGLSDLRQMLATKSVENIQFLPFLTTDVNNLSWLGYGCLKQDWTLIAVNTIGAALQTLYILAYLYYSPAKRPVLLRSLLLLAVLAAGYGYFTLLIADMRTRLVRLGLFCSIFTISMYLSPLADLAKIVRTKSTRCLSFPLTIATFLASTSWTLYGLQLRDPYITVPNVPGLSPASCGFWLFWRYPPGQDKPYRPLHA, encoded by the exons ATGGCCCAGCTCCTCGCCGCCGCCTGCCTGGCCTGCACCCTCGCCATGTTCGGGACCGGCCT GTCCGACCTGCGCCAGATGTTGGCAACCAAGAGCGTGGAGAACATCCAGTTCCTGCCCTTCCTCACCACCGATGTCAA caacctgagctggctgggcTACGGCTGCCTGAAGCAGGACTGGACGCTGATCGCCGTCAACACCATCGGGGCGGCCCTGCAGACCCTCTACATCCTGGCATACCTCTACTACAGCCCTGCGAAG CGCCCTGTGCTGCTGCGgagcctgctgctcctggctgtgctggccGCCGGCTATGGCTACTTCACCCTCCTGATTGCCGATATGCGGACACGCCTGGTGCGCCTGGGGCTCTTCTGCAGCATCTTCACCATCAGCATGTACCTCTCGCCACTGGCTGACCTG GCCAAGATTGTCCGGACCAAGTCGACACGCTGCCTGTCCTTCCCCCTGACCATCGCCACCTTCCTGGCCTCCACCAGCTGGACGCTGTATGGCCTGCAGCTCCGTGACCCCTACATCACG GTCCCAAATGTGCCGGGATTGTCACCAGCGTCATGCGGTTTCTGGCTCTTCTGGCGGTACCCGCCGGGCCAGGACAAGCCCTACAGACCCCTGCACGCCTGA
- the LOC143171037 gene encoding ephrin-A1-like: MERRWVPLALLGLALCWAAAAAERHTVFWNSSNRFLWSDYTVEVRLNDYLDIICPHYEEGSVDPHAMERYTLYLVEPEEYQACKPHSKEQIRWECDKPSALHGPEKFSEKFQRFTPFTLGKEFKEGHSYYYISKPIHHHGEACLKLKVTVAGKGTQAPPVPASTQKGRIQADDAAAHVLRSVGQNSAMRGSSPFTFISLLLPLLVPQGL; encoded by the exons ATGGAGCGGCGGTGGGTGCCCCTGGCCCTGCTGGGGCTGGCGCTGtgctgggcggcggcggcggccgagcgcCACACCGTTTTCTGGAACAGCTCCAACCG gTTCTTGTGGAGTGACTACACAGTGGAGGTGCGCCTGAACGACTACCTGGACATCATCTGCCCACACTACGAAGAGGGGAGCGTGGACCCCCATGCCATGGAGCGCTACACCCTCTACCTGGTGGAGCCCGAGGAGTACCAGGCCTGCAAGCCCCACTCCAAGGAGCAGATCCGCTGGGAGTGCGACAAGCCCAGCGCCCTGCACGGCCCCGAGAAGTTCTCAGAGAAGTTCCAGCGCTTCACTCCCTTCACGCTGGGCAAGGAGTTCAAGGAGGGGCACAGCTACTACTATATCT CCAAGCCCATTCACCACCATGGGGAAGCGTGCCTGAAGCTGAAGGTGACGGTGGCTGGCAAAGGCA CTCAGGCACCGCCTGTCCCTGCCTCTACCCAGAAGGGGAGGATCCAGGCAG ATGATGCAGCCGCACACGTGCTGAGGAGTGTGGGGCAGAACTCGGCAATGAggggcagcagccccttcaccttcatcagcctcctcctgcccctcctggtGCCGCAGGGGCTGTGA